In a genomic window of Hymenobacter chitinivorans DSM 11115:
- a CDS encoding DNA-directed RNA polymerase subunit alpha, whose protein sequence is MSILAFQMPEKVVMEKSDDFYGTFEFKPLEKGYGVTIGNALRRILLSSLEGYAITSVRTSSVLHEFMTIEGVIEDMSEIILNLKQVRFKKVSDAIEDKITVRIKGQETFTAGDINKFTTGFEVLNTDMVICNVDPSVELEFEFTIQKGRGYVPAEENKPADQVFGQIAIDAIFTPIKNVKYSIENTRVEQKTDYEKLLIEIQTDGSIHPEDALKGAANILIQHFMLFSDNTMTFETAKAEEEETVDEETLHMRKVLKTPLADMDLSVRAYNCLKAADIKTLGELVQLDMSDMMKFRNFGKKSLTELENLVEEKGLTFGMDLGKYRLDED, encoded by the coding sequence ATGTCAATCTTAGCTTTTCAAATGCCGGAGAAAGTAGTGATGGAGAAATCCGACGACTTCTACGGAACATTTGAATTTAAACCGCTGGAGAAAGGCTACGGCGTCACGATCGGCAACGCATTGCGCCGTATCCTGCTGTCGTCGCTGGAGGGCTATGCCATCACGTCGGTCCGCACTTCCAGTGTGCTGCACGAGTTCATGACGATTGAAGGCGTGATTGAGGACATGTCCGAAATCATTCTGAACCTGAAGCAGGTTCGCTTCAAGAAAGTGAGCGACGCCATCGAGGACAAAATCACGGTCCGCATCAAGGGCCAGGAGACGTTCACGGCTGGTGACATCAACAAATTCACGACTGGCTTCGAAGTACTCAACACAGATATGGTTATCTGCAACGTTGATCCTTCGGTTGAGTTGGAGTTTGAATTCACGATTCAGAAAGGCCGCGGCTACGTACCAGCCGAGGAGAATAAGCCTGCCGACCAGGTGTTCGGGCAAATTGCCATCGATGCCATCTTCACGCCGATTAAGAACGTGAAGTACAGCATCGAGAATACCCGGGTAGAGCAGAAAACCGACTACGAGAAGCTCCTCATCGAGATTCAGACGGACGGTTCGATTCACCCCGAGGACGCGCTGAAGGGTGCGGCCAACATTCTGATTCAACACTTCATGCTGTTCTCGGACAACACCATGACCTTCGAAACGGCCAAGGCCGAGGAAGAAGAGACGGTAGACGAAGAGACGCTGCACATGCGTAAGGTTCTAAAGACGCCCCTGGCGGATATGGACCTGAGCGTACGTGCTTACAACTGCCTCAAGGCCGCTGACATCAAAACGCTCGGCGAACTGGTGCAGCTGGACATGAGCGACATGATGAAGTTCCGCAACTTCGGTAAGAAGTCGCTGACCGAACTTGAAAACCTCGTGGAGGAAAAGGGTCTGACCTTCGGGATGGATCTGGGCAAGTACCGCCTCGACGAAGACTAG
- the rpsK gene encoding 30S ribosomal protein S11: MAQKRKDKAKKRVVVVEQVGQIHIKASFNNIIISITNNNGQVISWASAGKMGFKGSKKNTPYAAQMAATDCAKVAHDLGMRKAEVFVKGPGAGRESAIRTLQNVGIEVTTIRDVTPLPHNGCRPPKRRRV; encoded by the coding sequence ATGGCACAAAAGAGAAAAGACAAAGCCAAAAAGCGCGTTGTCGTTGTTGAGCAGGTTGGCCAGATTCACATCAAGGCTTCCTTCAACAACATCATCATCTCCATCACCAACAACAATGGTCAGGTTATTTCCTGGGCATCGGCTGGTAAGATGGGTTTCAAAGGTTCTAAGAAGAACACGCCCTACGCTGCTCAGATGGCAGCTACGGATTGCGCCAAAGTGGCCCACGACCTGGGTATGCGCAAGGCCGAAGTATTCGTGAAAGGTCCGGGTGCTGGCCGTGAGTCGGCTATCCGTACCCTCCAGAACGTGGGCATTGAGGTAACCACCATCCGCGACGTGACCCCGCTGCCCCACAACGGCTGCCGTCCTCCTAAGCGTCGTCGCGTCTGA
- the rpsD gene encoding 30S ribosomal protein S4 codes for MARYTGPKTKIARRFAEPIFGPSKALNKKNYPPGQHGRGRRKKQSEYAVQLMEKQKVKYMYGVLEKQFENLFHKAATLPGITGDNLLALLESRLDNTVYRFGIAPTRRAARQLVLHKHITVNGEVVNIASYKLRAGDVVGVREKSKSLEAITTSLSARNSRAFSWLEWDGKELVGKFLNAPSRDLIPEKITEQLIVELYSK; via the coding sequence ATGGCACGTTATACTGGTCCTAAAACCAAGATTGCCCGTCGCTTCGCAGAGCCAATCTTCGGCCCGAGCAAGGCACTCAACAAAAAGAATTACCCTCCTGGCCAGCACGGCCGTGGCCGCCGCAAGAAGCAGTCGGAATACGCGGTGCAGCTGATGGAGAAGCAGAAAGTAAAGTACATGTACGGTGTACTGGAGAAGCAATTCGAAAACCTGTTCCACAAAGCAGCAACTCTGCCCGGCATCACCGGCGACAACCTGCTGGCGCTGCTCGAGTCGCGTCTGGACAACACGGTGTATCGTTTTGGCATTGCTCCGACCCGTCGTGCTGCTCGCCAGCTGGTGTTGCACAAGCACATCACGGTAAACGGTGAAGTAGTAAACATCGCCTCGTACAAGCTCCGCGCTGGTGACGTAGTAGGTGTTCGCGAAAAATCGAAGTCTCTGGAAGCTATTACCACCAGCCTGAGCGCCCGCAACTCGCGTGCTTTCTCGTGGCTGGAGTGGGACGGCAAGGAATTGGTGGGCAAGTTCTTGAACGCCCCCTCGCGTGACCTGATTCCGGAGAAAATCACGGAGCAGCTCATCGTCGAGCTTTACTCGAAGTAA
- the map gene encoding type I methionyl aminopeptidase translates to MIIYKTEEEIELIRTSAKVLAQAHGEVAGMIKEGVTTRALDQRAEEFIRDHGGQPSFKGYNGFEYSLCISPNSVVVHGFPSDYQLKSGDVVSVDCGVLLNGYHADSAYTYPVGEVAPEVLKLLEETKKSLYLGIEQAVAGNRMGDLGYAIQNHVEKQGYGVVRELVGHGIGQKLHERPEVPNYGKRGAGLKLQAGLVLAIEPMVNLGTKSVVQEKDGWTIRTKDFKPSAHFEHTVVVRKDKAEILTSFEYIEKALQ, encoded by the coding sequence ATGATCATCTACAAGACCGAAGAAGAAATAGAACTCATCCGGACCAGCGCGAAAGTGCTGGCTCAAGCCCACGGAGAAGTTGCGGGCATGATTAAGGAAGGAGTTACGACGCGTGCCCTCGACCAGCGCGCGGAGGAATTCATCCGGGACCATGGCGGACAGCCCTCCTTCAAAGGGTATAATGGTTTTGAATACAGTCTCTGCATCTCGCCTAACTCAGTCGTGGTGCATGGTTTCCCGAGTGACTATCAGCTAAAGAGCGGAGATGTTGTTTCGGTAGACTGCGGAGTCTTGTTGAACGGCTACCATGCCGATAGTGCTTACACCTACCCAGTAGGGGAGGTGGCGCCGGAAGTGCTCAAGCTTCTGGAAGAAACCAAAAAGTCGCTGTACCTGGGCATTGAACAGGCAGTGGCGGGCAACCGAATGGGCGACCTGGGTTACGCCATCCAGAACCACGTTGAAAAGCAAGGTTATGGAGTAGTGCGGGAACTTGTTGGCCACGGAATTGGTCAGAAGCTCCACGAGCGGCCCGAAGTACCCAACTACGGTAAACGTGGGGCGGGGCTTAAGCTGCAAGCGGGCCTAGTGCTGGCCATCGAGCCCATGGTGAATCTGGGTACGAAGAGCGTGGTTCAGGAAAAGGATGGCTGGACTATCCGGACCAAGGACTTCAAGCCTTCGGCGCACTTTGAGCACACGGTCGTAGTACGAAAAGACAAAGCGGAGATTCTCACTTCCTTTGAATACATAGAAAAAGCCTTACAGTAG
- the rpsM gene encoding 30S ribosomal protein S13: protein MARIAGVDIPDNKRGEIALTYIFGIGRPSAQKILTKAGIDLNKKVKDWTEAEAGEIRSIIAAEVKTEGVLRSEVQLNIKRLMDIGCYRGLRHRKGLPVRGQRTKNNSRTRKGKRKTVANKKKATK from the coding sequence ATGGCTCGTATTGCAGGGGTAGATATCCCGGACAACAAGCGCGGTGAAATCGCGCTGACCTACATTTTCGGCATCGGCCGTCCTTCCGCACAGAAAATCTTGACCAAGGCCGGCATCGACCTGAACAAGAAAGTAAAGGATTGGACGGAAGCAGAAGCTGGCGAAATCCGCAGCATCATTGCTGCCGAAGTAAAGACTGAAGGTGTTCTGCGCTCGGAAGTGCAGCTGAACATCAAGCGTCTGATGGACATCGGTTGCTACCGGGGTCTGCGTCACCGCAAAGGTCTGCCAGTTCGTGGTCAGCGTACCAAGAACAACTCGCGCACGCGCAAAGGCAAGCGGAAAACCGTTGCCAACAAGAAAAAAGCTACTAAATAA
- the rpmD gene encoding 50S ribosomal protein L30, whose product MAQIQIKLVKSVIDRPERQKRTVKALGLGKIGSTKAVENTPQVAGMVAAVQHLLEVTEL is encoded by the coding sequence ATGGCGCAGATCCAAATCAAACTCGTGAAAAGCGTTATTGACCGCCCTGAGCGTCAAAAGCGTACCGTTAAGGCCCTGGGCCTCGGTAAAATCGGTAGCACGAAGGCCGTAGAAAATACGCCCCAGGTTGCCGGTATGGTAGCCGCTGTGCAGCACCTCTTGGAAGTAACTGAACTCTAG
- the secY gene encoding preprotein translocase subunit SecY has protein sequence MKKFIETIKNIFAIEDLRTRIFNTLFFIAIYRLGSYVVLPGVDPALLKQGGAQGLFGILDTLLGGAFSHASIFALGIMPYISASIVLQLLTIAVPYFQKLQKEGESGRKKINQYTRILTIPIVMAQSVGFIATINAEAIIAPGPFFTFSTMLIITAGTLFCMWLGEKITDKGIGNGISMIIMIGIVSRFPGAIIGEAAAKGMRGSLIFLIELVVLFLVVMAVIVLTQAVRRIPVQYAKQVGGTTQLNAQRQFIPLKVNAAGVMPIIFAQSLMFVPAIVASVWQADSDFAATVGQKFSDYTSWQYNVVFATLIIVFTYFYTAISVNPNQIADDLKRSGGFVPGVKPGRDTSEHIDEILTHITLPGAVVLALIAIFPALALLAGVTRPFSAFYGGTSLIIMVGVVLDTLNQVESYLLMRHYDGMMKTGKLRGRSTQNVALAS, from the coding sequence ATGAAAAAGTTTATCGAAACGATAAAGAACATTTTTGCGATTGAAGATCTGCGTACGCGGATCTTCAATACGCTTTTTTTCATTGCCATCTATCGGCTTGGTTCCTATGTGGTGCTGCCCGGCGTTGATCCTGCGCTTCTGAAGCAAGGTGGTGCGCAAGGGCTGTTTGGTATTCTGGATACATTGCTCGGCGGTGCTTTCAGTCATGCCTCAATCTTCGCCCTGGGTATCATGCCGTATATCTCGGCCTCGATTGTACTGCAGCTGCTGACCATCGCAGTGCCTTACTTCCAGAAGCTGCAGAAAGAAGGCGAATCAGGTCGGAAGAAGATCAACCAGTACACTCGAATTCTCACGATTCCGATTGTAATGGCTCAGTCGGTCGGCTTTATTGCTACCATCAATGCGGAAGCTATCATTGCTCCCGGTCCGTTCTTCACCTTCTCAACTATGCTCATCATCACGGCTGGAACGCTGTTTTGCATGTGGCTAGGCGAGAAGATTACGGACAAAGGCATTGGCAACGGTATTTCCATGATCATTATGATTGGGATTGTATCACGCTTCCCCGGAGCAATTATCGGTGAGGCAGCAGCCAAGGGCATGCGGGGCTCCCTGATCTTCCTGATTGAGCTGGTGGTACTGTTCTTGGTGGTAATGGCCGTAATCGTGCTGACGCAGGCTGTTCGCCGGATTCCGGTGCAGTATGCCAAGCAGGTCGGTGGTACTACGCAGCTGAATGCTCAGCGTCAGTTCATTCCGCTGAAAGTAAATGCCGCTGGCGTAATGCCGATCATCTTTGCTCAGTCGCTGATGTTCGTGCCCGCCATCGTTGCATCCGTTTGGCAAGCCGATAGTGATTTTGCTGCTACCGTTGGGCAGAAGTTCTCGGACTACACCTCCTGGCAGTACAACGTGGTATTTGCCACGCTCATCATTGTCTTCACTTACTTCTACACTGCTATCAGCGTTAACCCGAACCAAATTGCGGATGACCTGAAACGTAGTGGTGGTTTCGTACCGGGTGTTAAGCCCGGCCGCGACACCTCGGAGCACATTGACGAGATTCTGACGCACATCACGTTGCCTGGTGCCGTAGTGCTGGCGCTGATTGCCATCTTCCCGGCGTTGGCTTTGCTGGCTGGGGTGACGCGTCCGTTCTCGGCCTTCTATGGTGGCACTTCGCTGATCATCATGGTAGGGGTGGTGCTGGACACGCTGAATCAAGTGGAAAGCTACTTGCTGATGCGCCATTACGATGGTATGATGAAGACAGGCAAGCTGCGTGGCCGTTCTACCCAGAACGTAGCGTTGGCATCCTAA
- the infA gene encoding translation initiation factor IF-1 produces MAKQSSIEQDGVILEALSNAMFRVELENGHQLVAHISGKMRMHYIKILPGDKVKLEMSPYDLSKGRIVYRYK; encoded by the coding sequence ATGGCCAAACAATCCTCCATTGAACAGGACGGAGTCATTCTGGAAGCCCTTTCAAACGCCATGTTTCGCGTGGAATTAGAAAACGGTCACCAGCTAGTTGCTCACATTTCGGGCAAAATGCGAATGCACTACATCAAAATCCTGCCGGGCGATAAGGTGAAGCTGGAAATGTCCCCTTACGACTTGTCGAAGGGCCGAATTGTTTACCGTTACAAATAA
- the rpsE gene encoding 30S ribosomal protein S5: protein MAEFNNNPRGGGNDRGGNDRRGGGNDRGGNREQQAPRAGESDLKEKVVAINRVAKVVKGGRRFSFSAIVVVGDGNGTVGYGLGKANEVTDAIAKGIDDAKKNLVKVPLYKHTVPHVMEGKYSGGFVLVQPAAAGTGVIAGGAMRAVFESAGIKDVLAKSKGSSNPHNVVKATFDALLKMRDPMQIAQQRGITLAQVFNG from the coding sequence ATGGCAGAATTCAACAACAACCCCCGTGGTGGTGGCAATGACCGTGGCGGCAACGACCGTCGGGGTGGTGGCAATGACCGTGGTGGCAATCGTGAGCAGCAAGCTCCCCGCGCCGGCGAATCCGATCTGAAAGAAAAGGTAGTAGCTATCAACCGCGTTGCCAAAGTAGTAAAAGGTGGTCGTCGCTTCAGCTTCTCGGCCATCGTAGTAGTAGGTGACGGCAACGGCACCGTAGGTTACGGCCTCGGCAAAGCCAACGAAGTTACCGACGCTATTGCTAAAGGTATCGACGACGCTAAAAAGAACTTGGTGAAAGTGCCGCTCTATAAGCACACTGTTCCCCACGTGATGGAAGGCAAATATTCCGGTGGTTTCGTGCTCGTGCAGCCCGCTGCGGCTGGTACTGGTGTAATTGCTGGTGGTGCTATGCGTGCCGTATTTGAAAGCGCCGGCATCAAGGACGTACTGGCTAAGTCGAAAGGTTCTTCGAACCCCCACAACGTAGTTAAGGCAACCTTCGACGCTCTGCTGAAGATGCGTGACCCCATGCAGATTGCTCAGCAGCGTGGTATCACTCTGGCCCAAGTTTTTAACGGTTAA
- the rpmJ gene encoding 50S ribosomal protein L36 — protein sequence MKVKTSVKKRSVDCKLVRRNGKLYVINKKNPRFKQRQG from the coding sequence ATGAAAGTCAAAACCTCGGTCAAGAAACGCAGTGTTGACTGTAAGCTGGTTCGCCGCAACGGCAAGCTGTACGTCATCAACAAAAAGAACCCCCGCTTCAAGCAGCGTCAGGGTTAG
- the rplO gene encoding 50S ribosomal protein L15 → MNLSNLSPAVGSTRTNKRLGRGTGSGRGGTSTRGHKGQKSRSGYSKKSGFEGGQMPLQRRVPKFGFKNINRVEYKGINLDALTSLNEKNSTSTMDVAYFVSAGLVSKNAKIKILGRGEVTTALEVHAHAFSKSAVEAIEKAGGKAVTL, encoded by the coding sequence ATGAATCTCAGCAATCTATCACCCGCCGTAGGCTCAACGCGCACCAACAAGCGCCTTGGCCGTGGTACGGGTTCCGGCCGCGGCGGCACGTCGACGCGTGGTCACAAAGGTCAAAAGTCTCGTTCGGGTTACTCTAAGAAGTCTGGCTTCGAAGGTGGCCAGATGCCCCTGCAGCGTCGTGTTCCGAAGTTCGGCTTCAAGAACATCAACCGCGTGGAGTACAAAGGCATCAATCTGGATGCTCTGACTAGCCTCAACGAGAAGAACAGCACTTCCACCATGGACGTTGCCTACTTCGTATCGGCTGGCTTGGTTTCCAAGAACGCCAAAATCAAAATCCTGGGCCGTGGCGAAGTTACCACTGCACTGGAGGTACACGCCCACGCATTCTCGAAGTCGGCTGTTGAAGCCATCGAGAAAGCTGGTGGTAAAGCTGTGACGCTGTAA
- the rplQ gene encoding 50S ribosomal protein L17 → MRHGKKINHLGRTTSHRNAMLSNMASSLILHKRLTTTVAKAKALRKFVEPLLTKSKSDTTHSRRTVFATLQNKESIKELYDSVAAKIATRPGGYTRIIKLSDNRLGDNAEVCIIELVDYNETLLEAKTAGEAKATTRRSRGKKKSGADAAAPAAEATTAAPAAVVSEEAAAATDAPTETLTEGETRDEATEEAAS, encoded by the coding sequence ATGAGACACGGTAAGAAAATCAACCACCTCGGTCGTACCACCTCCCACCGCAACGCGATGCTGTCGAACATGGCATCGTCGCTGATCCTGCACAAGCGCTTGACCACTACCGTGGCTAAAGCCAAAGCCCTGCGCAAGTTCGTAGAGCCCCTGCTGACCAAGTCGAAGAGCGACACGACGCACTCGCGCCGTACCGTATTCGCTACGCTGCAGAACAAGGAGTCGATTAAGGAGCTGTACGACTCGGTAGCCGCTAAAATTGCTACCCGTCCCGGTGGTTACACCCGCATCATCAAGCTGAGCGACAACCGCCTGGGCGACAACGCCGAGGTGTGCATCATCGAGTTGGTGGATTACAACGAGACCCTGCTGGAAGCTAAGACGGCCGGCGAAGCCAAGGCTACGACTCGTCGCTCGCGCGGCAAGAAGAAGTCGGGTGCTGACGCTGCTGCTCCCGCCGCTGAAGCTACTACCGCTGCTCCGGCTGCCGTAGTTAGCGAAGAGGCTGCTGCCGCTACGGACGCTCCGACCGAGACGCTGACCGAAGGCGAAACTCGTGACGAGGCTACCGAAGAAGCTGCTTCGTAG